From the genome of Phytohabitans rumicis, one region includes:
- a CDS encoding response regulator — protein sequence MTGTERPVRILLADDQPLLRTGFRMVLGAEEDLDIVGEAGDGAEAVDLARRLLPDVVLMDIRMPRMDGVAATRAIVDARLPVRVLILTTFDLDEYVVGALRAGASGFLAKDVPAEDLVTAIRTVAAGEAVVAPRILKRLLDRFAESLPDPSATPPKALDSLTEREREVLIQVARGLSNAEIAGALSVSETTIKTHVGHVLTKLGLRDRVQAVVLAYETGLVRPGA from the coding sequence GTGACAGGCACCGAGCGGCCGGTACGGATTCTGCTCGCCGACGACCAGCCGCTGCTGCGTACCGGGTTCCGGATGGTGCTCGGCGCGGAGGAGGACCTGGACATCGTCGGCGAGGCCGGCGACGGGGCCGAGGCCGTCGACCTGGCCCGCCGGCTGCTGCCGGACGTCGTCCTCATGGACATCCGGATGCCCCGCATGGACGGGGTGGCCGCGACCCGCGCGATCGTCGACGCCCGCCTGCCGGTGCGGGTGCTCATCCTGACCACCTTCGACCTCGACGAGTACGTCGTCGGCGCGCTGCGGGCCGGCGCGAGCGGGTTCCTGGCCAAGGACGTACCCGCGGAAGACCTGGTCACCGCGATCCGCACGGTGGCCGCGGGCGAGGCGGTGGTCGCGCCGCGGATCCTCAAGCGGCTGCTGGACCGCTTCGCGGAGAGCCTGCCGGACCCGTCGGCGACGCCGCCGAAGGCGCTGGACTCGCTGACCGAGCGGGAGCGCGAGGTGCTCATCCAGGTGGCCCGCGGGCTGTCCAACGCGGAGATCGCCGGGGCGCTGTCGGTGAGCGAAACCACCATCAAGACGCATGTCGGGCACGTGCTGACCAAGCTCGGGCTGCGCGACCGCGTACAGGCGGTCGTCCTCGCGTACGAGACGGGTCTGGTACGCCCCGGCGCCTGA
- a CDS encoding sensor histidine kinase, which produces MARADAPLAGRPLFGGWWARLRLDGETRRTLRYDGLLAAAVVAVELVLTAIGPPQPREVGWPGVVLLSLTGALPLLLRRTAPWSSVVLLLAAGAASAVTEHQMVTGTVAILLLTYTVAAQFVLPRASLATALLWVPVVILNLVTPPDLRPNDMSAGYVIFLNGLIAMVCFFVGRTVHARRTSTAALEERARAAEENQRALAEQAVGDERRRIARELHDVVAHHVSVMGVLATGARRVLSRDPDSADEALATIEDTSRTTLREMRRLLDVLRTDAEPAADLSPQPGLAGIEALVEQVREAGLPVALRVDGSPGPLDPGVALTIYRIVQEALTNALKHAGSATAQVRLSFGVYWLIVEVFDTGRGPAPGSDRVGHGLVGMRERVALYGGTLRTGPRPGGGFRVYAKIPMEQR; this is translated from the coding sequence ATGGCCCGCGCCGACGCTCCGCTCGCCGGCCGGCCGCTGTTCGGCGGCTGGTGGGCACGGTTGCGCCTGGACGGCGAGACCCGCCGCACGCTGCGCTACGACGGCCTGCTCGCCGCCGCGGTCGTCGCCGTCGAGCTGGTACTGACCGCCATCGGCCCACCGCAGCCGCGCGAGGTCGGCTGGCCGGGTGTCGTGCTGTTGAGCCTCACCGGCGCCCTGCCGCTGCTGCTGCGCCGGACCGCCCCGTGGAGCTCGGTGGTGCTGCTGCTGGCCGCCGGCGCCGCCTCGGCGGTCACCGAGCACCAGATGGTCACCGGGACGGTGGCGATCCTGCTGCTGACGTACACGGTCGCGGCCCAGTTCGTGCTGCCGCGAGCCTCGCTGGCCACCGCGCTGCTCTGGGTGCCGGTCGTGATCCTCAACCTGGTCACGCCGCCCGACCTGCGCCCGAACGACATGTCGGCCGGCTACGTCATCTTCCTCAACGGCCTCATCGCCATGGTGTGCTTCTTCGTCGGCCGCACCGTGCACGCCCGGCGCACCTCGACGGCGGCGCTGGAGGAGCGGGCCCGCGCCGCCGAGGAAAACCAGCGCGCCCTCGCCGAGCAGGCGGTCGGCGACGAGCGCCGGCGCATCGCCCGCGAGCTGCACGACGTGGTCGCGCACCACGTCAGCGTGATGGGCGTGCTGGCCACCGGCGCGCGGCGGGTGCTGAGCCGCGACCCGGACTCCGCCGACGAGGCCCTCGCCACCATCGAGGACACCAGCCGCACCACGCTGCGCGAGATGCGGCGCCTGCTCGACGTGCTGCGCACCGACGCCGAGCCGGCCGCCGACCTGAGCCCGCAGCCGGGCCTGGCCGGCATCGAGGCGCTGGTCGAGCAGGTACGCGAGGCGGGCCTGCCGGTGGCGCTGCGGGTCGACGGCTCCCCCGGCCCGCTCGATCCCGGGGTGGCGCTGACCATCTACCGGATCGTGCAGGAGGCGCTGACCAACGCGCTCAAGCACGCCGGGTCGGCCACCGCGCAGGTCCGGCTCAGCTTCGGCGTGTACTGGCTGATCGTCGAGGTGTTCGACACCGGCCGCGGGCCCGCGCCGGGCTCGGACCGGGTCGGCCACGGCCTGGTCGGCATGCGCGAGCGGGTCGCCCTCTACGGCGGCACGCTGCGCACCGGCCCCCGGCCCGGCGGCGGCTTCCGGGTGTACGCGAAGATCCCCATGGAACAGCGTTGA
- a CDS encoding RecB family exonuclease — protein sequence MTVAEPDVVGPEVTYPTLSPSRAADFKTCPLLFRFRTIDRLPEQPTADQARGTLVHAVLEHLFDLPAAERTPAAALALVAPQWARLTEEAPLLAELFADGEQEGFLASAGDLLDGYFAVEDPRRLEPAERESLISTVIDERLLIRGYVDRLDVSPAGDLRVVDYKTGGAPREAFEARALFQLKFYALVLWRTRGVVPRVLRLLYLRDQEICDYAPDPEELLRFERTLLALWQAIDRATAERDFRPKPSRLCDWCSHQALCPEYGGTPPPFPERTIPLIPQEEDRLTAGDEGQARGNG from the coding sequence ATGACGGTGGCTGAGCCCGATGTCGTGGGCCCTGAGGTGACCTACCCGACCTTGTCCCCGTCGCGGGCCGCCGACTTCAAGACCTGCCCGCTGCTGTTCCGGTTCCGCACCATCGACCGGCTGCCCGAGCAGCCCACGGCCGACCAGGCCCGGGGCACGCTGGTGCACGCGGTGCTGGAGCACCTGTTCGACCTGCCGGCCGCCGAGCGCACCCCGGCCGCGGCGCTCGCCCTGGTGGCGCCGCAGTGGGCCCGGCTGACGGAGGAGGCGCCGCTGCTGGCCGAGCTGTTCGCCGACGGCGAACAGGAGGGCTTCCTCGCCTCGGCCGGCGACCTGCTGGACGGGTACTTCGCGGTGGAGGATCCGCGCCGGCTGGAGCCGGCCGAGCGGGAGAGCCTGATCTCCACGGTCATCGACGAGCGGCTGCTGATCCGCGGCTACGTCGACCGGCTCGACGTCTCGCCGGCCGGCGACCTGCGGGTGGTCGACTACAAGACCGGCGGCGCGCCGCGCGAGGCGTTCGAGGCGCGGGCGCTGTTCCAGCTCAAGTTCTACGCGCTGGTGCTGTGGCGCACGCGCGGGGTGGTGCCCCGGGTGCTGCGCCTGCTCTACCTGCGCGACCAGGAGATCTGCGACTACGCGCCGGACCCGGAGGAGCTGCTGCGGTTCGAGCGCACGCTGCTGGCGCTGTGGCAGGCGATCGACCGGGCGACCGCCGAGCGAGACTTCCGGCCCAAGCCGAGCCGGCTCTGCGACTGGTGCAGCCATCAGGCCCTCTGCCCGGAGTACGGCGGGACGCCGCCCCCGTTTCCCGAACGGACGATCCCCCTCATCCCGCAGGAGGAGGACCGGCTCACCGCGGGCGACGAAGGACAGGCGCGCGGTAACGGATAG
- a CDS encoding site-2 protease family protein produces the protein MEDRAPRQDRPERRPGLAVGRVLGVPLYLNASMLLLALLVTVIYGEFVRRELDLSQVAGYVIGFGFVVCLLGSVLLHELGHALTARRYGIGVRGITLELLGGYTEMDRDAPNPKVDLLVSLAGPAVSLVLGVLATAATLALPDRTLPNQLAFQLAVSNIIVAIFNSLPGLPLDGGRALRAGVWAITRDRHLGTEVAGWVGRAVAIGTAAVVALLTIADVLSPFGLAFMLLVAFTLWQGAGQSIRVARISRRFPLIDVARLARPVFAVPTGTPLAEAQRRGSDAGPADVSLGVADSAGRLVALVDRAAAAAVPAERRPWVAVDTVARGIDGIHTIPVGLSGEQVIKTVQTHPGAQYLVTAGEDVVGVLHVADLAQLLEPNRKMNS, from the coding sequence GTGGAGGATCGCGCACCGCGGCAGGACCGTCCCGAGCGCCGACCCGGGCTAGCCGTGGGGCGGGTGCTCGGTGTGCCGCTGTACCTCAACGCCTCCATGCTGCTGCTCGCGCTGCTGGTGACGGTCATCTATGGCGAGTTCGTCCGGCGGGAGCTGGATCTGTCGCAAGTGGCCGGTTACGTCATCGGGTTCGGCTTCGTGGTGTGCCTGCTCGGTTCGGTGCTCCTGCACGAACTCGGCCATGCCCTCACCGCCCGCCGGTACGGTATCGGCGTGCGCGGCATCACGCTGGAGCTGCTCGGCGGCTACACCGAGATGGACCGCGACGCGCCGAACCCCAAGGTCGACCTGTTGGTCTCGCTCGCCGGCCCGGCCGTGTCGCTCGTGCTCGGCGTGCTGGCCACCGCCGCCACCCTCGCGCTGCCCGACCGCACCCTGCCCAACCAGCTCGCGTTCCAGCTGGCGGTGAGCAACATCATCGTCGCCATCTTCAACTCGCTGCCCGGCCTGCCGCTGGACGGCGGGCGGGCGCTGCGCGCCGGCGTGTGGGCGATCACCCGCGACCGGCACCTCGGCACCGAGGTCGCCGGCTGGGTCGGGCGCGCCGTCGCCATCGGCACCGCCGCCGTGGTCGCCCTGCTGACCATCGCGGACGTGCTGTCGCCGTTCGGGCTCGCGTTCATGCTGCTCGTCGCGTTCACGCTGTGGCAGGGCGCCGGGCAGTCGATCCGGGTGGCCCGGATCAGCCGGCGCTTCCCGCTCATCGACGTCGCCCGGCTGGCCCGTCCCGTGTTCGCCGTGCCCACCGGCACGCCGCTCGCGGAGGCGCAGCGCCGCGGCAGCGACGCCGGGCCGGCCGACGTCTCGCTCGGCGTGGCGGACTCCGCCGGGCGGCTCGTCGCCCTCGTCGACCGGGCCGCGGCCGCCGCCGTGCCGGCGGAGCGGCGCCCCTGGGTCGCGGTCGACACGGTCGCCCGCGGCATCGACGGCATCCACACCATTCCGGTCGGCCTGAGCGGCGAGCAGGTCATCAAGACCGTCCAGACCCACCCGGGCGCGCAGTATCTGGTGACCGCGGGTGAAGATGTGGTCGGCGTCCTGCACGTCGCCGACCTCGCCCAGCTCCTCGAGCCCAACCGGAAGATGAATTCGTGA
- a CDS encoding tRNA (adenine-N1)-methyltransferase, producing MTAALSDVESIPAHRGPFRPGDRVQLTDPKGRMHTIVLVPGKSFHTHRGALDHDALIGLPDGSVVTSSGGTAYLALRPLLSDYVLSMPRGAQVIYPKDAAQIVAMGDIFPGAKVLEAGAGSGALSCSLLRAVGSAGELHSYELREDFAAIARKNVEAFFGGPHPAWTLKNGDVAECDETGFDRIILDMLTPWEALDLVERALVPGGVFIGYVATTPQLSELVEALRERGGFTEPRAWESLVRDWHADGLAVRPDHRMIAHTAFLVSTRRLAPGVTAPARRRKPSKGAEAYQMRKAAARGAEGAGGGG from the coding sequence GTGACCGCCGCGCTGTCCGACGTCGAGTCGATCCCTGCCCACCGTGGCCCGTTCCGCCCGGGCGACCGGGTGCAGTTGACCGACCCCAAGGGCCGGATGCACACGATCGTGCTGGTGCCGGGCAAGTCGTTCCACACCCATCGCGGGGCGCTCGACCACGACGCGCTGATCGGCCTGCCCGACGGCAGCGTGGTGACGTCCAGCGGCGGCACGGCGTACCTGGCGCTGCGGCCGCTGCTGTCCGACTACGTGCTGTCCATGCCGCGCGGCGCCCAGGTCATCTACCCCAAGGACGCGGCGCAGATCGTCGCCATGGGCGACATCTTCCCGGGCGCCAAGGTGCTGGAGGCCGGCGCCGGGTCGGGCGCGCTGAGCTGCTCGCTGCTGCGGGCCGTCGGGTCCGCCGGCGAGCTGCACTCGTACGAGCTGCGCGAGGACTTCGCCGCGATCGCCCGCAAGAACGTCGAGGCGTTCTTCGGCGGGCCGCACCCGGCGTGGACGCTGAAGAACGGCGACGTGGCCGAATGCGACGAAACCGGCTTTGACAGGATCATTCTGGACATGCTGACCCCGTGGGAGGCGCTCGACCTGGTCGAGCGGGCGCTCGTCCCCGGCGGCGTCTTCATCGGGTACGTGGCGACCACGCCCCAGCTGTCCGAATTGGTCGAGGCGCTGCGCGAGCGGGGCGGCTTCACCGAGCCGCGCGCCTGGGAGTCCCTGGTGCGCGACTGGCACGCCGACGGGCTGGCCGTCCGCCCGGACCACCGCATGATCGCCCACACCGCGTTCCTGGTCTCCACCCGGCGGCTGGCACCGGGAGTGACCGCGCCGGCCCGCCGTCGCAAGCCGAGCAAGGGGGCTGAGGCGTACCAGATGCGCAAGGCCGCGGCCCGCGGCGCTGAAGGGGCGGGCGGCGGTGGCTAG
- the arc gene encoding proteasome ATPase, protein MARSDDADSRAARWEKEAHDLSTQVAFLQEELALVRRKLTESPRHVRQLEERLAATQAQLARLTENNERLVSTLKEARAQIVTLKEEIDRLAQPPSGYGVFLARHDDGTVDVFTGGRKLRVAVSPSLDVDELRRGQEVLLNDALNIVDAFGYERVGEVVMLKEVLEHPAGGPGDRALVVSHADEERIVHLAETLIGSPLRAGDSLMIEPRSAYAYERIPKSEVEELVLEEVPDVGYADIGGLQSQIEAIRDAVELPFLHSDLFREHQLRPPKGILLYGPPGCGKTMIAKAVANSLAKKIAEGRGEEKHTSYFLNIKGPELLNKYVGETERHIRLIFQRAREKAGEGTPVIVFFDEMDSVFRTRGSGVSSDVENTIVPQLLSEIDGVEGLENVIVIGASNREDMIDPAILRPGRLDVKIKIERPDAEAARDIFSKYILTGLPLHPDDLTEHGNDAQATVAAMIEAVVLRMYSETEENRFLEVTYANGDKEVLYFKDFNSGAMIQNIVDRGKKMAIKEFLSSGRKGLRLQHLLDACVDEFRENEDLPNTTNPDDWARISGKKGERIVYIRTLVSGGKGAEAGRSIDTVSNTGQYL, encoded by the coding sequence GTGGCACGCAGCGACGACGCGGACTCGCGCGCCGCACGGTGGGAGAAGGAGGCCCACGATCTCTCCACTCAGGTCGCGTTCCTTCAGGAGGAACTCGCTCTGGTGCGGCGTAAGCTGACCGAAAGCCCACGACACGTCCGGCAGCTCGAGGAGAGGCTAGCGGCAACGCAGGCGCAGCTTGCCCGACTGACCGAAAACAACGAGCGGCTCGTGAGCACTCTCAAAGAGGCTCGAGCCCAGATTGTGACGCTCAAGGAAGAGATTGACCGCCTGGCACAGCCGCCGAGCGGTTACGGCGTCTTCCTGGCCAGGCATGACGACGGCACGGTGGACGTGTTCACCGGCGGTCGCAAGCTACGGGTGGCGGTATCTCCGTCGCTCGACGTCGACGAGCTGCGTCGCGGGCAGGAGGTCCTGCTCAACGACGCGCTCAACATCGTCGACGCGTTCGGTTACGAACGCGTTGGCGAGGTGGTCATGCTCAAGGAGGTGCTGGAGCACCCCGCCGGCGGTCCGGGCGACCGGGCGCTGGTGGTGTCCCACGCCGACGAGGAGCGCATCGTCCACCTCGCCGAGACGTTGATCGGCAGCCCGCTGCGGGCTGGCGACTCGCTGATGATCGAGCCGCGTTCGGCGTACGCGTACGAGCGCATCCCGAAGAGCGAGGTCGAGGAGCTCGTCCTCGAGGAGGTCCCGGACGTCGGTTACGCCGACATCGGGGGCCTTCAGTCCCAGATCGAGGCGATCCGGGACGCGGTGGAGCTGCCGTTCCTGCACTCCGACCTCTTCCGGGAGCACCAGCTCCGGCCGCCGAAGGGCATCCTGCTCTACGGCCCGCCCGGCTGCGGCAAGACGATGATCGCCAAGGCGGTCGCCAACTCGCTGGCGAAGAAGATCGCCGAGGGCCGGGGTGAGGAGAAGCACACCAGCTACTTCCTCAACATCAAGGGCCCGGAGCTGCTCAACAAGTACGTCGGCGAGACCGAGCGGCACATCCGGCTGATCTTCCAGCGGGCCCGGGAGAAGGCCGGCGAGGGCACCCCGGTGATCGTGTTCTTCGACGAGATGGACTCGGTGTTCCGCACCCGCGGCTCCGGCGTCTCCTCCGACGTGGAGAACACGATCGTTCCTCAGCTGCTCAGCGAGATCGACGGCGTCGAGGGCCTGGAAAACGTCATCGTGATCGGCGCCTCCAACCGGGAAGACATGATCGACCCGGCGATCCTGCGCCCCGGCCGGCTCGACGTCAAGATCAAGATCGAGCGGCCGGACGCCGAGGCGGCACGGGACATCTTCTCGAAGTACATCCTGACCGGGCTGCCCCTGCACCCGGACGACCTGACCGAGCACGGCAACGACGCTCAGGCCACGGTCGCCGCGATGATCGAAGCGGTCGTCCTGCGGATGTACTCCGAGACCGAGGAGAACCGCTTCCTCGAGGTCACGTACGCCAACGGCGACAAGGAGGTCCTGTACTTCAAGGACTTCAACTCCGGCGCCATGATCCAAAACATCGTCGACCGCGGCAAGAAGATGGCGATCAAGGAGTTCCTGTCCTCCGGGCGCAAGGGGCTGCGGCTGCAGCACCTGCTCGACGCGTGCGTCGACGAGTTCCGGGAGAACGAAGACCTCCCCAACACCACCAACCCGGACGACTGGGCCCGCATCTCCGGCAAGAAGGGCGAGCGGATCGTCTACATCCGTACGCTCGTCTCCGGCGGCAAGGGCGCCGAGGCCGGCCGCTCGATCGACACGGTCAGCAACACCGGCCAGTACCTGTAG
- the dop gene encoding depupylase/deamidase Dop: MSVRRIMGTEVEYGISVPGQPGANPMVTSSQVVNAYGARPELTRGGRARWDYEEESPLRDARGFTYSGAAYDPAEALADEDLGLANVILTNGARLYVDHAHPEYSTPEVTNPLDLVRWDKAGERVMAEASRRAATIPGTHPIHLYKNNTDNKGASYGAHENYLMRRQTPFADIVAYLTPFFVTRQIVIGAGRVGIGQDGSQPGFQISQRADFFEVEVGLETTLKRPIINTRDEPHADADKYRRLHVIIGDANLSEISTYLKVGATALVLTMIEEKVLTPDLGIADPVAELKAVSHDPSLTHLMRLRDGRRLTALDLQWAYYERAKSFVDDRYGTDADAPTLDVLSRWESLLDRLGRDPMLCADELDWVAKLRLLEGYREREKLGWASHKLQLVDLQYSDVRPEKGLYHRLVARGSMKTLLPDDQTRTAMVEPPEDTRAYFRGRCLAQYASEVVAASWDSVIFDVGRESLVRVPMMEPERGTRKHVGALFDRCESAKDLLEAITGG, translated from the coding sequence ATGAGTGTTCGGCGGATCATGGGAACCGAGGTCGAGTACGGCATCTCGGTGCCCGGTCAGCCCGGGGCCAACCCGATGGTCACCTCCTCCCAGGTGGTCAACGCCTATGGCGCCCGGCCCGAGCTGACCCGGGGCGGCCGGGCACGCTGGGACTACGAAGAGGAGTCGCCGCTGCGCGACGCGCGCGGATTCACGTACTCCGGGGCGGCCTACGACCCCGCCGAGGCGCTCGCCGACGAGGACCTCGGGCTCGCCAACGTCATCCTGACCAACGGCGCCCGGCTGTACGTCGACCACGCCCACCCGGAGTACTCCACTCCCGAGGTGACCAACCCGCTCGACCTGGTGCGCTGGGACAAGGCCGGTGAGCGGGTGATGGCCGAGGCGTCCCGCCGGGCCGCCACCATCCCCGGCACCCACCCGATCCACCTGTACAAGAACAACACCGACAACAAGGGCGCCAGCTACGGCGCCCACGAGAACTACCTCATGCGCCGGCAGACGCCGTTCGCGGACATCGTGGCGTACCTGACGCCGTTCTTCGTGACCCGGCAGATCGTGATCGGCGCCGGCCGCGTGGGCATCGGGCAGGACGGCTCGCAGCCCGGGTTCCAGATCTCGCAGCGTGCCGACTTCTTCGAGGTCGAGGTCGGGCTGGAGACCACGCTCAAGCGACCCATCATCAACACCCGCGACGAGCCGCACGCCGACGCCGACAAGTACCGCCGGCTGCACGTCATCATCGGCGACGCCAACCTGTCCGAGATCTCGACGTACCTCAAGGTCGGCGCCACCGCCCTGGTCCTCACGATGATCGAGGAAAAGGTGCTCACCCCCGACCTCGGCATCGCCGACCCGGTCGCCGAGCTCAAGGCGGTCAGCCACGACCCCAGCCTGACCCACCTCATGCGGCTGCGCGACGGCCGCCGCCTCACCGCTCTCGACCTGCAGTGGGCGTACTACGAGCGGGCGAAGTCCTTTGTGGACGACCGGTACGGCACGGACGCCGACGCGCCCACCCTCGACGTGCTCAGCCGCTGGGAGAGCCTGCTGGACCGGCTCGGCCGCGACCCGATGCTGTGCGCCGACGAGCTCGACTGGGTGGCCAAGCTGCGGCTGCTGGAGGGCTACCGGGAGCGGGAGAAGCTCGGGTGGGCCTCGCACAAGCTACAGCTCGTCGACCTGCAGTACTCCGACGTGCGCCCGGAGAAGGGGCTCTACCACCGGCTCGTGGCCCGCGGCTCGATGAAGACCCTGCTGCCCGACGACCAGACCCGCACCGCCATGGTCGAACCGCCCGAGGACACCCGCGCCTACTTCCGCGGCCGCTGCCTGGCGCAGTACGCGTCCGAGGTGGTCGCCGCGAGCTGGGACTCGGTCATCTTCGATGTAGGGCGCGAATCGCTCGTCCGGGTGCCCATGATGGAGCCGGAGCGGGGGACGCGCAAGCACGTCGGGGCGCTGTTCGACCGCTGCGAGAGCGCCAAGGATCTGCTAGAGGCGATCACCGGGGGCTGA
- a CDS encoding ubiquitin-like protein Pup — translation MATRDTGGQSQSGKARRDEEVDEAPAPEANPEVAERHAEITEDVDDLLDEIDSVLEENAEEFVRGYVQKGGE, via the coding sequence ATGGCTACCCGTGACACCGGCGGTCAATCGCAGTCCGGCAAGGCCCGCCGCGACGAAGAAGTCGACGAGGCTCCGGCGCCCGAGGCCAACCCCGAGGTTGCCGAGCGGCACGCCGAGATCACCGAGGACGTCGACGACCTCCTCGACGAAATCGACTCGGTCCTGGAAGAAAACGCAGAGGAATTCGTCCGTGGATACGTACAAAAAGGGGGAGAGTAG
- a CDS encoding endonuclease VII domain-containing protein: protein MPRLSDDRDGLRRCRDCGEWKPLDVFCANPKRPDGKGSYCKPCFNERSKASYARRVKANFDRDVRHGRVVPEGHRYCPACEAIKPLDDFPRNRSDSTGYASYCKPCHNAKGQETRLRLYGGSREYHLRRRYGIGQKDVDELLAEQGGVCAICGAPDPEHVDHDHVTGWIRGILCFNCNGGLGQFRDDVEYLAKAITYLKGSTCQRVLIHPGVYQIFSRARGRPPSLSF, encoded by the coding sequence ATGCCCCGCCTGAGCGATGACCGCGATGGGCTTCGTCGTTGCCGCGACTGCGGTGAGTGGAAGCCCCTCGATGTTTTCTGTGCTAACCCGAAGCGTCCGGACGGCAAGGGCAGCTACTGCAAGCCTTGTTTCAACGAGCGATCGAAGGCCAGCTACGCGCGCCGGGTGAAGGCCAATTTCGACCGCGACGTCCGGCACGGGCGCGTGGTGCCGGAAGGGCACCGATACTGTCCGGCCTGCGAGGCGATCAAGCCCTTGGACGACTTCCCTCGCAACCGGTCGGACAGCACTGGATACGCCAGCTACTGCAAGCCCTGCCACAACGCTAAAGGCCAGGAGACCAGGCTGCGGCTCTACGGCGGGTCTCGGGAGTACCACCTGCGGCGGCGGTACGGGATCGGGCAGAAGGACGTCGACGAGCTCCTCGCGGAGCAAGGCGGCGTCTGCGCGATCTGTGGCGCACCCGACCCCGAACACGTCGACCATGACCATGTGACCGGCTGGATACGCGGGATACTCTGCTTCAACTGCAACGGCGGCCTCGGTCAGTTCCGGGACGACGTGGAGTATCTTGCCAAGGCGATCACCTACCTGAAGGGAAGCACGTGCCAGCGGGTTTTGATCCATCCAGGCGTCTACCAGATTTTTTCACGAGCCCGGGGACGTCCTCCTTCACTCAGTTTCTGA
- the prcB gene encoding proteasome subunit beta → MPAGFDPSRRLPDFFTSPGTSSFTQFLSLNAPEMLPGRRPLPPGYSADLAPHATTIVSIVCQGGVVMAGDRRATAGNMIASRDIEKVHPADAHSLVGIAGTAGVGIELMRLFQVELEHYEKIEGAMLSLDGKANRLATMIRNNLGAALQGLAVVPLFAGFDLAASDPAKAGRIFSFDIAGGLYEEHGGYDGIGSGSLFAKSALKKRYRAGLSADEAITLAVEALYDAADDDTATGGPDLTRKIYPVVMTATAEGTRRLTDAETASVAEGVVNRRMENVGG, encoded by the coding sequence GTGCCAGCGGGTTTTGATCCATCCAGGCGTCTACCAGATTTTTTCACGAGCCCGGGGACGTCCTCCTTCACTCAGTTTCTGAGCCTGAACGCGCCGGAGATGCTGCCCGGCCGCCGTCCACTGCCGCCCGGATACTCCGCTGACCTGGCCCCGCACGCCACCACGATCGTCTCCATCGTCTGCCAGGGCGGCGTGGTCATGGCCGGCGACCGGCGCGCCACCGCGGGCAACATGATCGCCAGCCGCGATATCGAAAAGGTGCACCCGGCCGACGCGCACTCGCTGGTGGGCATCGCCGGCACGGCGGGCGTGGGCATCGAGCTGATGCGCCTGTTCCAGGTGGAGCTGGAGCACTACGAGAAGATCGAGGGCGCGATGCTCTCGCTCGACGGCAAGGCCAACCGGCTCGCCACGATGATCCGCAACAACCTCGGCGCGGCGCTGCAGGGCCTCGCGGTGGTGCCGCTCTTCGCGGGCTTCGACCTCGCCGCCAGCGACCCGGCCAAGGCCGGCCGGATCTTCAGCTTCGACATCGCGGGCGGGCTCTACGAGGAGCACGGCGGCTACGACGGCATCGGCTCCGGGTCGCTCTTCGCCAAGTCGGCGCTGAAGAAGCGCTACCGGGCCGGCCTGTCCGCCGACGAGGCGATCACGCTGGCCGTCGAGGCGCTCTACGACGCGGCCGACGACGACACGGCGACCGGCGGTCCCGACCTGACCCGCAAGATCTACCCGGTGGTGATGACGGCGACCGCCGAGGGCACCCGCCGGCTCACCGACGCCGAGACGGCCAGCGTGGCCGAGGGCGTCGTCAACCGCCGGATGGAAAACGTCGGCGGCTGA